The Salinibaculum sp. SYNS191 genome has a window encoding:
- the purH gene encoding bifunctional phosphoribosylaminoimidazolecarboxamide formyltransferase/IMP cyclohydrolase produces the protein MNVAGMASNRGRNLLNVADRAPGGAEFAVILTNSEDAPVVEKAQKRGIPTETVVQGDDESRREHERRVVDALADYDFDLVALDGYMRILSDTFLDEMPTTLNVHPAILPAFPGMDAWNDALDAGVSVTGCTVHVVTDATDEDGNVVEAQVDGGPIVTQEPIPVYEGDTEEDLQDRVLYQGEFKAYPRAIQWFAEDRVTVDEGANVVHVEGDTGGDFPARRVASHDRTADLRYGENPHQDAALYADYTVDEASVVHAPQLNEGAKGLSYNNYNDADGALNLIKEFDEPAAAVIKHTNPAGCATADSIAEAYDRALSTDPMSAFGGIVALNRECDAETAEQIIDSFKEVVVAPGYTDEALDVLFEKENLRVLNVGELGDRTDPLTEKPLVGGRLVQERDLQTVTAEDLEVVTEREPTDEQIESMLFAWQTIKHVKSNAILFAKGTETVGIGMGQVSRVDAVHLAGMKAEEHAEGKDAEGAVMASDAFFPFPDGIEKAAEAGIEAVIQPGGSKNDDMVVEAADEHDMAMVFTGSRCFRHD, from the coding sequence ATGAACGTCGCCGGCATGGCCTCGAACCGGGGCCGCAACCTGCTGAACGTCGCCGACCGGGCACCGGGCGGTGCCGAGTTCGCCGTCATCCTCACGAACTCCGAGGACGCACCGGTCGTCGAGAAGGCACAGAAGCGCGGTATCCCGACGGAGACCGTCGTCCAGGGCGACGACGAGTCCCGGAGGGAACACGAGCGCCGCGTGGTCGACGCGCTCGCCGACTACGACTTCGACCTCGTCGCGCTCGACGGCTACATGCGCATCCTCTCCGACACCTTCCTCGACGAGATGCCGACGACGCTGAACGTCCACCCCGCGATCCTGCCCGCGTTCCCCGGCATGGACGCCTGGAACGACGCGCTCGACGCCGGCGTCTCGGTCACGGGGTGTACGGTCCACGTCGTCACCGACGCGACCGACGAGGATGGCAACGTCGTCGAGGCGCAGGTCGACGGCGGCCCCATCGTCACGCAGGAGCCGATTCCGGTCTACGAGGGCGACACCGAGGAAGACCTCCAGGACCGCGTGCTCTATCAGGGCGAGTTCAAGGCCTACCCGCGCGCAATCCAGTGGTTCGCCGAGGACCGGGTGACCGTCGACGAGGGCGCGAACGTCGTCCACGTCGAGGGCGATACGGGCGGCGACTTCCCGGCACGCCGGGTCGCCAGCCACGACCGGACCGCCGACCTGCGCTACGGCGAGAACCCCCACCAGGACGCCGCGCTCTACGCCGACTACACCGTCGACGAGGCCAGCGTCGTCCACGCGCCACAGCTCAACGAGGGCGCGAAGGGGCTGTCCTACAACAACTACAACGACGCCGACGGCGCCTTGAACCTCATCAAGGAGTTCGACGAACCGGCCGCGGCGGTCATCAAGCACACCAACCCCGCGGGCTGTGCGACGGCCGACTCCATCGCGGAGGCCTACGACCGCGCGCTGTCGACCGACCCGATGAGTGCCTTCGGCGGCATCGTCGCGCTCAACCGCGAGTGCGACGCCGAGACCGCAGAGCAGATTATCGACTCGTTCAAGGAAGTCGTCGTCGCGCCGGGCTACACCGACGAGGCGCTGGACGTCCTCTTCGAGAAGGAGAACCTGCGCGTACTCAATGTTGGAGAACTGGGAGACAGGACGGACCCGCTCACCGAGAAGCCGCTGGTCGGCGGCCGCCTCGTCCAGGAGCGGGACCTCCAGACCGTCACCGCTGAGGACCTCGAAGTCGTCACGGAGCGCGAACCCACCGACGAGCAAATCGAGTCGATGCTCTTTGCCTGGCAGACCATCAAACACGTCAAGTCCAACGCTATCCTGTTCGCGAAGGGCACGGAGACGGTCGGCATCGGCATGGGGCAGGTCTCCCGCGTCGACGCCGTCCACCTCGCCGGGATGAAGGCCGAGGAACACGCCGAGGGCAAGGACGCCGAGGGCGCGGTCATGGCCTCGGACGCCTTCTTCCCGTTCCCGGACGGCATCGAGAAGGCCGCTGAGGCCGGCATCGAGGCGGTCATCCAGCCCGGCGGGTCGAAGAACGACGACATGGTCGTCGAGGCCGCCGACGAGCACGACATGGCGATGGTGTTCACCGGGAGCCGGTGTTTCCGCCACGATTAG
- a CDS encoding DUF7537 family lipoprotein: MKGLRRLGSRIERRHVLTVFLVALVALSGCAGLGGGDDATATPTATATETPADGADGGDGGTGTATAESVDVSAAEVVGPAVDAMNSVESYRFTGSLTQTVQAPNSQQNVSLELNTSVDRANQRLMSEQTIDAGVQTLTTNTYIVDGTLYQRGQQFVQQYNSEWIQVDVSSGIEEQFNRNDELGAHRVMLENSSVDLVGAQTVDGERAYRLELDVDEEALSDFYGFNGTSVTLQSVNTTIWVGTESNQVLRAAGDIRQQITAQGQQLTTVSTYDERFHYTDVDITLPDAASGAVEVNQTTGLAA, from the coding sequence ATGAAGGGCCTCCGACGACTCGGAAGTCGAATCGAGCGCCGACACGTGCTGACAGTATTCCTCGTCGCACTCGTCGCGCTGTCCGGGTGTGCCGGCCTCGGCGGTGGGGACGACGCGACGGCCACGCCGACGGCGACAGCGACGGAGACGCCGGCCGACGGCGCTGACGGCGGCGACGGCGGGACCGGGACGGCGACCGCGGAGTCGGTCGACGTGAGCGCCGCGGAGGTTGTCGGACCGGCCGTCGACGCGATGAACAGCGTCGAGAGCTACCGGTTCACGGGGTCGCTCACCCAGACTGTGCAGGCGCCGAACAGCCAGCAGAACGTCTCCCTGGAACTGAACACCAGCGTCGACCGGGCGAACCAGCGCCTCATGTCGGAGCAGACTATCGACGCCGGTGTCCAGACGCTGACGACGAACACGTACATCGTGGACGGGACCCTCTACCAGCGCGGGCAGCAGTTCGTCCAGCAGTACAACTCCGAGTGGATACAGGTCGACGTCTCCAGTGGCATCGAGGAGCAGTTCAACCGGAACGACGAACTCGGCGCGCACCGCGTGATGCTGGAGAACTCCTCCGTCGACCTGGTCGGCGCACAGACCGTCGACGGCGAGCGGGCCTACCGCCTCGAACTCGACGTCGACGAGGAGGCGCTGTCGGACTTCTACGGCTTCAACGGTACCTCGGTGACGCTCCAGAGCGTGAACACCACCATCTGGGTCGGCACCGAGTCGAACCAGGTGCTGCGCGCCGCGGGCGACATCCGACAGCAGATAACGGCGCAGGGACAGCAACTCACGACGGTCAGCACCTACGACGAGCGGTTCCACTACACTGACGTCGACATCACGCTCCCCGACGCCGCCAGCGGCGCCGTCGAAGTGAACCAGACGACCGGTCTGGCTGCCTGA